The following are from one region of the Quercus robur chromosome 1, dhQueRobu3.1, whole genome shotgun sequence genome:
- the LOC126729807 gene encoding oxysterol-binding protein-related protein 3C isoform X1 yields MSSSNNDQNKDQNKGFFSAMTSGFSMFGNAMHRSVNGLLGYEGVEVINPEGGKEDAEEEAQRGRWKQEDRDSYWKMMHEYIGSDITSVATLPVLVFEPMTMLQKMAELMEYSYLLDRADECEDPYMRLVYASSWAISVYFAYQRTWKPFNPILGETYEMANHGGISFISEQVSHHPPMSAGHAENEHFTYDVTSKLKTKFLGNSLDVYPLGRTRVTLKKDGVVLDLVPPPTKVNNLIFGRTWVDSPGEMIMTNLTTGDKVVLYFQPCGWFGAGRYEVDGYVYSAAEEPKVLMTGKWNESLSYQPCDVEGEPLPGTELKEVWHVADIPEKDKFQYTHFAHKINSFDTAPRKLLASDSRLRPDRCALERGDLSKAGAEKSSLEERQRAEKRNREAKGHQFTPRWFDLTDEITSTPWGDLEVYRYNGKYTEHRAAVDSSDSINEVDVRSTEFSPWQFGNLSAE; encoded by the exons ATGAGTAGCTCCAACAACGACCAGAACAAGGACCAGAACAAGGGCTTCTTCTCCGCCATGACCTCTGGCTTCTCCATGTTCGGTAACGCCATGCACCGATCCGTCAACGG GTTGCTTGGTTATGAAGGGGTAGAAGTGATCAATCCAGAGGGAGGCAAAGAAGACGCGGAGGAGGAAGCTCAGAGAGGAAGATGGAAACAAgag GATAGAGACAGTTACTGGAAAATGATGCACGAATATATAGGCTCGGACATCACATCGGTGGCCACACTTCCTGTCCTCGTTTTTGAGCCAATGACTATGCTTCAAAAAATGGCAGAG TTAATGGAGTACTCCTACTTGTTAGATCGGGCAGATGAATGTGAGGATCCTTATATGCGATTAGTTTATGCAT CATCGTGGGCTATATCTGTCTACTTTGCCTATCAACGAACTTGGAAGCCTTTTAATCCTATTCTTGGGGAGACTTACGAAATGGCCAATCATGGAGGGATTTCATTTATCTCAGAGCAG GTGAGTCATCATCCCCCAATGAGTGCTGGGCATGCTGAAAATGAGCATTTTACTTATGATGTGACGTCAAAGCTTAAAACTAAATTCTTAGGAAATTCTCTTGATGTTTACCCTCTTGGAAG AACGCGTGTCACCCTTAAAAAGGATGGTGTGGTCTTAGATTTGGTGCCACCTCCTACAAAGGTTAATAATCTGATTTTTGGCCGTACGTGGGTAGATTCACCAGGGGAGATGATTATGACAAATTTGACTACTGGAGACAAAGTTGTTTTATACTTTCAACCATGTGGCTGGTTTGG AGCTGGTCGCTACGAGGTGGATGGCTATGTGTATAGTGCTGCTGAGGAACCTAAAGTGTTGATGACAGGGAAATGGAATGAGTCACTGAGTTATCAACCGTGTGACGTGGAAGGGGAGCCTCTTCCAGGCACTGAACTGAAAGAG GTTTGGCATGTTGCTGATATTCCAGAGAAGGACAAATTTCAATACACACACTTTGCACATAAAATAAACAGTTTTGACACTGCTCCTAGAAAGTTGTTGGCATCAGATTCTCGTTTGCGCCCTGATAGATGTGCACTTGAAAGGGGTGATCTATCTAAAGCTGGTGCAGAAAAGAGCAG TTTGGAGGAGAGGCAGCGAGCAGAAAAGAGAAACCGAGAGGCCAAGGGACATCAGTTTACACCAAGATGGTTTGATTTAACTGATGAGATCACATCTACACCTTGGGGTGATTTGGAAGTCTACAGATACAATGGTAAATACACGGAACATCGGGCTGCTGTAGATAGCTCAGATAGCATCAATGAGGTTGATGTTAGATCAACAGAGTTCAGCCCATGGCAGTTTGGTAACTTGTCTGCTGAATGA
- the LOC126729807 gene encoding oxysterol-binding protein-related protein 3C isoform X2 codes for MSSSNNDQNKDQNKGFFSAMTSGFSMFGNAMHRSVNGLLGYEGVEVINPEGGKEDAEEEAQRGRWKQEDRDSYWKMMHEYIGSDITSVATLPVLVFEPMTMLQKMAELMEYSYLLDRADECEDPYMRLVYASSWAISVYFAYQRTWKPFNPILGETYEMANHGGISFISEQVSHHPPMSAGHAENEHFTYDVTSKLKTKFLGNSLDVYPLGRAGRYEVDGYVYSAAEEPKVLMTGKWNESLSYQPCDVEGEPLPGTELKEVWHVADIPEKDKFQYTHFAHKINSFDTAPRKLLASDSRLRPDRCALERGDLSKAGAEKSSLEERQRAEKRNREAKGHQFTPRWFDLTDEITSTPWGDLEVYRYNGKYTEHRAAVDSSDSINEVDVRSTEFSPWQFGNLSAE; via the exons ATGAGTAGCTCCAACAACGACCAGAACAAGGACCAGAACAAGGGCTTCTTCTCCGCCATGACCTCTGGCTTCTCCATGTTCGGTAACGCCATGCACCGATCCGTCAACGG GTTGCTTGGTTATGAAGGGGTAGAAGTGATCAATCCAGAGGGAGGCAAAGAAGACGCGGAGGAGGAAGCTCAGAGAGGAAGATGGAAACAAgag GATAGAGACAGTTACTGGAAAATGATGCACGAATATATAGGCTCGGACATCACATCGGTGGCCACACTTCCTGTCCTCGTTTTTGAGCCAATGACTATGCTTCAAAAAATGGCAGAG TTAATGGAGTACTCCTACTTGTTAGATCGGGCAGATGAATGTGAGGATCCTTATATGCGATTAGTTTATGCAT CATCGTGGGCTATATCTGTCTACTTTGCCTATCAACGAACTTGGAAGCCTTTTAATCCTATTCTTGGGGAGACTTACGAAATGGCCAATCATGGAGGGATTTCATTTATCTCAGAGCAG GTGAGTCATCATCCCCCAATGAGTGCTGGGCATGCTGAAAATGAGCATTTTACTTATGATGTGACGTCAAAGCTTAAAACTAAATTCTTAGGAAATTCTCTTGATGTTTACCCTCTTGGAAG AGCTGGTCGCTACGAGGTGGATGGCTATGTGTATAGTGCTGCTGAGGAACCTAAAGTGTTGATGACAGGGAAATGGAATGAGTCACTGAGTTATCAACCGTGTGACGTGGAAGGGGAGCCTCTTCCAGGCACTGAACTGAAAGAG GTTTGGCATGTTGCTGATATTCCAGAGAAGGACAAATTTCAATACACACACTTTGCACATAAAATAAACAGTTTTGACACTGCTCCTAGAAAGTTGTTGGCATCAGATTCTCGTTTGCGCCCTGATAGATGTGCACTTGAAAGGGGTGATCTATCTAAAGCTGGTGCAGAAAAGAGCAG TTTGGAGGAGAGGCAGCGAGCAGAAAAGAGAAACCGAGAGGCCAAGGGACATCAGTTTACACCAAGATGGTTTGATTTAACTGATGAGATCACATCTACACCTTGGGGTGATTTGGAAGTCTACAGATACAATGGTAAATACACGGAACATCGGGCTGCTGTAGATAGCTCAGATAGCATCAATGAGGTTGATGTTAGATCAACAGAGTTCAGCCCATGGCAGTTTGGTAACTTGTCTGCTGAATGA